The Patescibacteria group bacterium region CAAAAGGCCTCGACTCATCCGCCTGGCTGATCTTTATGATATTATCGACTATCTCTTGAGTATATCGCCCCAAGCCTTTGCCCAGGGGGCCATAGAACCGGGCATCAACAGCCAACCTTATTTTTTTCTGCTCTGGTGCCGGCATATCAAGCTGTAGGTAAATTAGGCGGCGGCGAAGCTTTCTCGATCACTGTTTTAGGCTTGGATTGAGACGGATTTTCCAGGGCTTGGCTGGACATTAAAACCTCTGGCTCCTTAATGATCATTTCTTCTTCCAGGTTTTCCAAGACTCCTGGCGCGGCTTCCGGAACTCTATCGAATAACAAATCTTGAGCATTATCGGTTATATCTTCAGAAATCGGCAAAGATGAAGGGGCGTCAGCCTTGCGGCCTGAAGCTTTTTGGATCATCGGCGCCCTCACGCTCGCTTCAATCGGGAAATGCCAGATGGTCGCTAATTCTTCGATGGTATATAAGCCAGCCTTGCGACCGCCCCAGGAATCACGGCGGATGTAATTATTTATAATCCTAGCTTTACGGGCATTCAAACGAGAATCTTTCATGAAATAAGACGTCTTAGTCATCGTATAGTTCAAATCCGGCTTAAAAGAATTTAAATCTAGAGCCGCAAACTGCTTCATATATCCCACTATGCCATTAGCTACCTTGGCTTTGTTGATAACGTCTTTACGAGCTAAGTAAACCACTCTTACCTTAGCTTCAAAAGCCAACTTCGCGGCCTTGCGATATACGCCCTCCATCTGGTTTTTTTCTTTCGGCTTCAGATCCATCATCGTCTTTGACTTCTCTTCCTTCTTTTCCGCTTCAATATCTCCCCAAAGACTGATGATTGATTCGCTCAACCAATCAACAAAGACCATGAATCGGTCTACGATCTTATTGCCCAAACTGACGTCTTTCTTGACTTTACCTAGTATCTTATCCGCCTCGACATCAGCTTCCTTGATCCAATCGAAGCCGGTGGGAATAACGATAATCTGGTACCATAGCTGCTCCCCGGCCCGCAAGCTACTACACAGATCCATTAAAGTGGCCATCGGATCCTTAAACTGGGTTTCCGAGGGGCCGAATTGGTGTTCGAAATCAGGATAAGTCTTAATCGGAAATATCTGGCTTGACGACTGGATAAACTCTGTTCCCCAGATATCATATTCTTCGTCCGGAAAAGTTTTGGGCGCATTATTGGTATAATCGTCCACTTCTACGATCTCAGCGTCGGGATATTGGGAATAGACCGATGACTCTACCAGATTACGGAACTGGATAGGGGTCCGGATTAAAAACTGGGTATAGCCTTCGATACTGACGATTTCATAGCTGAAAGCTAGTTGATACTCGCCTCCGAACCATTTTTCAAAAAAACTTTGGGTCCCATGAGCGCCAGCCAGATAGGAAAACATATTCTCAACCGCTTTGGGCGATTGCTCGTTGTTAGAAGGCAAATCGATCGCCAATAAAATAAACTTATTATTAGCTGACCATTTAAGGCGGCGGGAATAAAGCCACAAGGTCCGATTAGCTAACAAAAACATGATAGCGATCGGAATCCAGCCGATAGTAATAAAAAAATGCCAAAGCAAAAGGCCCGGTGACTGTTGGAATAAATTTTGCCAAGACACCCAATCAATCGTTAAATCCATAAGGATTGCAAAATTATTAACTCTCATATTTTATCATGTTTTATAGAAAATAACAAAATAAAAGCGCTAACAAAAAACCGTCCCTAAAGGACGGTTTTCTTATCTATACTTAATGAGGCAATTGACTTATTTTTTCCATTCTCTTAAGCCATAAACGCCGCGGCCGACTAGGACATAGCGGTTGTCCAAAATGAGTTCATTATGGACGGTAGCAGCATTGGCTGTTTTCTTATCGAATTTGACTTCATTAATCTTTTTGGCGATCTCGGTAAAATGCATAGGGTCACCTTGGTTCTTCAGGACTAGATAGATCTTGTCGTTGATTGTCTTGGGCTTGATCTCCTTCCAGTCAGCTAGGCCCCAATGGCCATACTTATTCTGTTCCAAGTTACGAATCGCCTGCATGAGGGAGTATAAAATCTTATTATTATTGATAATTTCGGCTTTATCCGGAAAAATCTGGCTTTTAAACACTTTAGTGATATCTAAATCGGAATCACGTTTCAGTTTCTCCTGATGCTTAGTATAAGCCTCTGAATTCTTCAGAAGATCCAAGAGTTCTTCAGTACTGACAGTCTTTTTCAAACCGTCAACCTTCTTTAATAAATCACTGGTAATATCTTCTAAATGGTTTAAATCATGATCCTTAAGACGATAAGCTGGGTTAAAATTATCCGCGTTTTCCATGGTTTCTAAATCATCTTGCAAAATACGAGAAATAAGGAAATGAAAATGATTTTTATATATCGCGCGATTCTTCTCATAATCCGCCCCTTCAGTCTGGCCGCTTAACTCTAAGCAGATAACGGTCAAGATATCTAATAAATAATCCTGGCGCATCAGGCCGCCGTGTTCACTCACTAAATGCTTCACCGTTTCTTTTAAAGCACCGATATGACCTTCTAAACTTTCTAGTTTTTTGATCTTCTTGATGCTGGCCGCCTCGATCTGGCGTACCCGTTCCCGAGTCAGCTTATGCATCTGACCGATCTTTTCCAAGGTTTCGCCTTCGCCACCGTCAAAACCAAAACGACGGGAAATAATGTCTTTTTCACGATCCATTAAATCAGCGAAGAGGTTACCGACAATAGTGATAGCGTTTAAACGGTTTATTTCTTCGGTTTTTTCTTCCTTAATGATTTTTTCTAATAAGTTTTCCATAAAAGGAAAAATATAGCCTTGACTATATTTAATTAAAATTTGATTTAGAGTAATCTCAATCTATCATAATATTTTATATTAGTCAAGCATAATTGACTAATATAAGCTATTTTGACTATTTTTTCCTATTATTAAACAAAAATCTTTCAAAAAATATTGCCCATAAATAGCTTAAAAAGCGGAGGGATAAAATAATGATTTTGTTTTTTAAGTTTTGTTTTGACCAGTGCTTGCGCCAGATCAAGCGTTGATTTTGGAAAGACCATTGCCTTATCTGACGGCTCTTACTTTTCCGTCCCTTTATTATCCCCAAAAGGCCGGGATCGGAAACGCGAGCGCTACGGTCATGATACACTACCGCCTCCTGAACCAGACGCGAAACTTGACCACGGCTAAAAAGCCGATAGGCTAGGTCGCAATCTTCTTTATACATGAACATCCTTTCGTCAAAATATTGGCCTTTCTCCTTAATGCTCTCCAAGGCAGACATACGGAACAGGCCAGCGGCCCCTGAGGGGCCAATAATCGACGGCTGGTCTCCTTTATCCTCTTGGCCCTGGCCATAATCAGCAAAACGTAAACCCGGTTTTAAGACCAGACCCAAGGTATCAATCCGGCCAGAATGCAAATCTAGGACTTTAGGGCTAGCCGAAGCTAAATTCAAATCTCTGTCTAAAGCACTGATTAATTCCTTGATAGCCTCTTTATCTAAAACCGTATCAGGATTTATCACCAAAAAATATTCCGCCTCTAATTCCCGAGCTCGGGCGATCAAACGATTATAGCCTTTAGAAAAACCCAAATTAGCGCGATTCCAAATAAATTCTAGCTTAGGGTCTGCGAAATTAAAAAAAACAGCGTTCGGGTTAAGCGCTGATTCGCTATTATCGCCGACCAGAACCTTATAATCTCCACCCCAAACAGACAAGGCTGATTGAAGGCTCGGCCAAAAATCCGGCAAATAACGAGCACTAGATTCGTTATAAGTTAAAAACCCGACCGCTAATTTCATAGCTATATGATCATTTTTCCAGACAATTTTTCTTTAGCGAAATTTTGAGCTTTAAGCAGGCTGTCGAAAGTCCCAGCATCAAGCCATTCGCCTTCAACCATGGCAACTGATAATTCATTCTTCTCTAAATACCAGTTGTTCAAATCCGTTATTTCCAGTTCCCCTCTCTCGCTGGGTTTCATGTTCTTAGCGATTTCAACCACGCGGCTATCATAGACATAAAGTCCGGTAACGGCATAATTACTCAGATACTCTTGTGGTTTCTCTACTATCTTCTGCGCCTTATTATTCTCATCAAATTTAACAACTCCGAAACGCTCCGGATCGGGTACAGATTTAGCAAAAATTTTCGCTCCGCCCTTAAAATTCTTGATTTCTTCAGAAAAGTCATCCTCAAAGATATTGTCCCCCAAGATCATGGTTACGTCTTCATTATCAATGAAATTCTGACCAATAATGAAAGCTTGAGCTAACCCTTCGGGCTTATCCTGGATCTCATAGGTGAATTTAACCCCGAATTCCTTACCACTACCTAAAAGGTTAAGATAATCGCCCGCTCTTTCCGGCGCTATAATGATTAAGATCTCCTTGATACCGGCTCGAATTAAAGTATTTAAGGGATAATAAATCATCGGCCGGTCATAGATAGGAAGCAGCTGCTTGCTAGTTATTTTGGTCAGAGGGCGCAAACGAGTGCCTGAGCCGCCAGATAAAATGATGCCTCTCATAATATTAGAGATTTAAATATTCTTTTAAAGCCTCGGGCCAAGCCCTTAAATTAGGCAAGTTATTATTTTCTAAAATCGAATAAAGGGGGCGGCGAGCTGGACGGTTTAAATCTGCTCCTTTAATGGCGATAAGCCGTGGATTAAGGCCCTTGATCTCAAACAGCGTTTGAGCCGCCTCAAACCAATTAGCCGCCTGAGAGTTGGTAATATGGTAAATGCCGGCAGGATGGGGGGACTGAAGCAGAGCTTGAGTAGCTCGAGCTAAATCGGGCGTATAAGTAAAGCAGCTGCTTTCTTCATCTACCACCTTTATTTCCTCTTTATTCTGAGCTAAATCCAGCATAATGTCAAAAAAGCTCGATTTAGATAGGGGGCTGGCACCGCGCGGACCGAACAGCTTAGAAGTGCGGATGATAAAATAAGACAAACTAGACTCAGCCGCTATGCGCCTGATCGCCTCTTCGCCGGCCGCCTTGCTGGCTCCGTATTTATTAACTGGATTAACCGGATCATCTTCTTTAAACTTTGGCTTGTTTAAATCGCCGGAAAAAACATAATCACTAGAGTAATGAAGCAAAGTCGCCCCTATCGCTATAGCGATTCGAGCCAAAGATTCTGGCAGATCACGATTTAGTTTATAGGCTAAATCTAATTCTTCTGAATCTTGTTCGCATTTATCCACCGCGTTATAGGCGACGGCATTAATTATGACTTCCGGCCGGAGCTGACCGATCTTTTCTTCTAGTAAGGGGAAATTTAAAAAATCAAGATCTTCCCTGTCCCAGGCTAAAGATCCTGAAAAAATCCGACTGAGTTGCGTGCCCAAGTTGCCCTGGCCGCCTAGAATAAGAACTGACATAATAATTTCGCTAAAAAATTAATCCCATTCTGCCCCCTGCCTGACTAACAGGTCTTTCGCCTGGTCAGGCTGGGCCATGATAGCCTTCACCGCTTTTTCCATCCGCATCCCCTGGGAGCCTTTGATTAAAATAAGGTCTTCGTTTTCAATCTCACCTAACAAGAAATCAGCCGCCTCGCTTGGAGAGTCAAAAGTATGGACATGGTTTTCATCCAAGCCATTCTCTAGAGCTGCCTGAGCGCTAAACCGAGATTGCGGTCCGACGCTAATTAAAAAATCTATCTTAAGCTCAGAAACTTTCTCACCAACCTGGCGATGGCCAGATTCGGAATAAGAACCTATTTCTAACATATCCCCCAAGACTGCCCAACGGCGGCGGGCAGGCATTTCTCCTAGAACTTCCAGGGCAGCTAAAGCAGAATCGGGTGAAGAATTGTAAGTGTCATCGATGATAGTTGCGCCCTTAAGAGCCGGGATCAGATTCAAGCGCCCCAAAGGCGGCTTGAATTCCGATAAGCGCTGGGCGATATCCAATAAGTTAAGTCCGTAATGCAAGCCCAGGGCGGCTCCAGCTAAAACAGCATAGACAGCCGGCCGGCCGACAGCTTGTTTCATGAACACCGGCACAATCGAGCCCTGATAGCTTAGCTTGAAATTCCGGCCATGCCATTCTTGGGCCACTAAATCAGCGCCGCGATCGAAGCCATAACTAAGAACCTTGGCACGGCTAGCTTCCGCCATTGCCCTAGTCGCTTCGTTATCATAATTTAAAACCACTAGGCCGTTATTATCGACCTGTTCGACTAACTTCTGTTTTTCGGCCTGGATTTTAGATAGGCTGCCAAAAAATTCCAGATGGGAATGGCTGACAGCTGTGACGACGCCGATATTAGGTTTGACGATTTTTGTCAGATAGTCCATATCACCAGGGCGATCTACTCCCATCTCTAAGATTAAAAATTTAGGATAATTCTTGTCTGTAAAAATTAATAGCTTCAGGGCGCGCGCTAAAACGGCCAGCCAGGCGGAAATAGACCGCCCGCCGGACTCTAGGCCTAAGATCGTCAAAGGCAAACCGATTTCATTGTTATAGTTCTTATAGCTGGCGCGGACGGAAAATTTATAACTCAAAACCCAGGCAATAGCGTCTTTAGCACTAGTCTTACCGATACTGCCCGTAATCCCGATAATCTGAGGCTGGTATTTCTGAAGCACCAGGCGAGCCAAAATTTTTAGTTTTAATTGCAAGAGGCGACGCATAATTAATCAGCTTTAGTCTTAGGAACCTGATAATATTTAAGGAGAAAATCGGCAATATCGCGCCATAAGGGCACGACTGAACCTTCAGCGTATTCGACATCCTTAGGATTATCAATCTTAGTTAACATGACGAAACGCGGGCTGTCAATCGGAGCAATGCCGACAAAAGTATGGATATAACGATCTTTAGCGTAACCGCCTCCTTCTGCAACCTGAGCGGTCCCGGTTTTCCCGCCGATATAATAGCCACTCAAGGCTGCCCGTTTGGAATGGCCGCTTTCGACGACGTTAGCTAACATCGCCAAAATCGTCGCCGCGGTCTTTTCGCTCACCACCTTTCTGACCATCTTAGGACTGACTTCATCCCTATGACCGTCCGGCCTGACTATAGTTTTGACCAGATAAGGCTTCATCAGTTCGCCCCGATTAGCCAAGGCGCTATAAGCCATCACCATCTGCAGAGGCGTCACGGAAATACCCTGCCCGAAAGAGGCGGTGGCAGCATCAATTTCCTTAATCTTATTCTTCAAAAGATTATCAATATTACCATTAGCTTCAGATCCTAGTTCTAGGCCGCTACGCTCACCGAAACCGAAATTCTTTACATAATCGGAAAAGACTTTGGCGCCAATAGTACGCATAGCGAAAATGGAACCGGTATTCAAGGAATTTTCCAAAACGAAATTCATATCGACCAAGCCGTGCGCTCCCTTGGTTGAGAAATCAGAATTGCTAATCGGCTTATTCCAGCCTTTGATCATCATCTGCCCAGGATCTTGGTAAGTAGTAGAGGGCGAAACCTTGCCCTGGTCCAAGGCAGCCGCCATGGTAATGGTTTTAAAGACCGAACCAGGTTCGTATTGATGCGAAATAATCGGATTGTTAAAGATTTGCAAATCCTTGATTTCTTTATAATTATTAGGATTGAAATCTGGCACAGAACACATCGCTAAAATCGCTCCGCTCTGCGGTTCGACTATGATGACGCTGCCACCGTCGGCACCGTGTTTTTTAACGGCCTCGCTTAATTTTTCACAAGCTGCGAATTGTACAGACCGATCGATGGTTAGAACTAAATCAGAGCCGGCTTCCGGCTTAACATATTCTCGATCGTTAACAATCACCACCTCGCTCGTCCCGCCGCGCTCCGATTTCAGGGAGCCATACTTACCAAAGAGCTCGTCATTAAAGAATTCTTCCAAGCCATAACGGCCCTTCTCTTCTTCATCAACATAACTGACAAAACCTAAGAAATGGGCACCAATATTGTTATCGGGATAATAGCGGTATTTCTTAAAATCAAAGCCCAGGCCAGTAATGCTTACTTCCTGACCGTCGTTCTTACTGACCACTTTTTGGTTTTTAATTTCTAAATCGCCAGGAGCCCGCCCGCTCAAAAAAGCATACAAACGAAGCAGGTCTTCGGTGCTCAGCTTATTCTTCAAAGGCTCATAAGGGTCGCCGGGTTTATCTAACTTAGCTAAATAAGCTTTAATAAGCTCTTCTTTTTGCCTATCAAAATCGGACTCGGGAAGAGCCGTTTCACTGCTGCTAGCTTGACTGTCCGTCTTTATTTCCTGCTCTGGCTTCAACTGTTTCAAGCCTTCAAGATCAAAAAATTCAAACAGTTTCTCAGCTAATTCTGGTGCCTGGGTAATATCTTTAGGTACAGCGTATAAAAAAGCAAAGTCCTTACTGCTTGCTAAAGGATAGAGCTTATCATCCTGGCCGCTCAAACGGTCGGAAATCAAGATCCTCCCCCGATCGGGCTTCAGCTGGCTGTTTATCTGGTGTTGAGAAGAAGCGAGGGCGGTATACCAATCGCACTGCTTAATCTGCAGGTTGAATAATTTATAAATCAAAGCGGCGCATAATAAAAAAATAATCGCAATCACTAAATGCAGGCGATTATTTTGAAAGCTGACCGCGCCTCGATTGTTTGTCCGCCGATCACGCCACATAATTACTTTTTAGCTACCATGTTCTTATTAAGGGTGAGATAATCAACTTCTCCAACTGCCACCATATTCAAGCCTTTAACCTTCTCCACTAGATTGTTATATGACTGGATGGCCATTACCTTGTCTTCTATCTCCTGGTTTTCATTGGCCAAGGAAGTCGCTCGGACTTTTAACTCCTTAAGGGCGAAACCTTTGACTGTTAAATCATTGATACAGACGACATAGGCCAGACCGAAGAGTAAAATTAGGGAAAAAAGCCCTAAATTCAACATTTTTAAAGATAAGCGCCTTGATTTGGGCCGAGACGTGGCGTTTAGTTTATTTTTAAAATCGGTCATAAGGATGACTAGTTAGTATATCTAATTTAAAAATTATCTTTTTATCGCCGCTCTCAGCTTGGCACTGCGAGAGCGGGGGTTGAACTGAATTTCGGCTTGATTCGGAACAAGTGGTTTCTTGGTTACAATCAACAGTTCCTCCTGACTATGGTTTCGAAAAAAATTCTTAACGATCCGATCTTCACCGCTATGGAAGGAAACGACTACTAAGCGCCCGCCGGGAGCGAGTAGGTCCAGAGCGGCCGGTAAAAACTGTTCCAAAACTCTTAATTCTTGATTGGTCTCCATCCTTAAAGCTTGGAATACCCGGGTGGCTGGATGGATTGACTGATGGCGGAATCTCCCCGGAATAGCGCTAACTATCAATTCTCGCAATTCTTTAGTGTTGGTAATCCTGTTTTCTCGGCGCCAGGCTACGATCCTCTTGGCAATCTGATAAGCGAACTTCTCTTCCCCGTATTCCCTAAAAACCCGGGTGAGCTCTAACAAGGGATAAGTATTGATTATTTCAGTCGTATCTAGGCCGTCATGACCAAAAGCCATATCAAGCGGCCGATCGCCTTGGAAAGAAAATCCTCTTTTCTCATCAGCTAACTGGGCTGAAGATAAACCTAGATCGACCACTATTCCCTGAACCAGGATTCCCTCGCCAAAGACTTGTCTGGCCGCCTCTTTAATATTTTTAAAATTCTCTTTAACTAAATGAACGTTTTTTACCTTTTTCTCCTTTAATATCTTTTTGGCGTTTTTTAAAGCCAAATCATCAAGGTCAAGGGATAACACCTGGCCTTTGGCTCCGACGGCTAGCGCTAAAGCTAGAGTATAACCGCCGCCGCCCAAAGTACCGTCAATTACCAGGTCGCCCGGTTTCGCTCGGAGACTAGCCAATACCTCGGGCATCATTACTGGGACGTGCTCATACATACTAAACTCCCAAATCTCCTAATTCTTCGGCGATCGCATTACTGTTCTTTTCTGCTTCGGCTTTATATTTCAACCAGGCTCCTTCCGGCCAGATTTCTAAATGGTTATAAAGGCCGGCAATAATTATGCTTTTTTTTAAAGACGAAAACTGCCGCAAATATTCTGGCAAAGTAATCCGACCCTGGTTATCAAACTCGACATCCATAGCACCAGCGAGCATATGACGGCTAAAAGCCCGAGCCTTAGCCTGGCTTAAAGGTAAGGCGGCGAATTTCTGGGCAATCTTTTCAAATTGTTCTTTGGAATA contains the following coding sequences:
- a CDS encoding sigma factor-like helix-turn-helix DNA-binding protein produces the protein MENLLEKIIKEEKTEEINRLNAITIVGNLFADLMDREKDIISRRFGFDGGEGETLEKIGQMHKLTRERVRQIEAASIKKIKKLESLEGHIGALKETVKHLVSEHGGLMRQDYLLDILTVICLELSGQTEGADYEKNRAIYKNHFHFLISRILQDDLETMENADNFNPAYRLKDHDLNHLEDITSDLLKKVDGLKKTVSTEELLDLLKNSEAYTKHQEKLKRDSDLDITKVFKSQIFPDKAEIINNNKILYSLMQAIRNLEQNKYGHWGLADWKEIKPKTINDKIYLVLKNQGDPMHFTEIAKKINEVKFDKKTANAATVHNELILDNRYVLVGRGVYGLREWKK
- a CDS encoding glycosyltransferase family 2 protein, translating into MKLAVGFLTYNESSARYLPDFWPSLQSALSVWGGDYKVLVGDNSESALNPNAVFFNFADPKLEFIWNRANLGFSKGYNRLIARARELEAEYFLVINPDTVLDKEAIKELISALDRDLNLASASPKVLDLHSGRIDTLGLVLKPGLRFADYGQGQEDKGDQPSIIGPSGAAGLFRMSALESIKEKGQYFDERMFMYKEDCDLAYRLFSRGQVSRLVQEAVVYHDRSARVSDPGLLGIIKGRKSKSRQIRQWSFQNQRLIWRKHWSKQNLKNKIIILSLRFLSYLWAIFFERFLFNNRKK
- a CDS encoding sugar phosphate nucleotidyltransferase produces the protein MRGIILSGGSGTRLRPLTKITSKQLLPIYDRPMIYYPLNTLIRAGIKEILIIIAPERAGDYLNLLGSGKEFGVKFTYEIQDKPEGLAQAFIIGQNFIDNEDVTMILGDNIFEDDFSEEIKNFKGGAKIFAKSVPDPERFGVVKFDENNKAQKIVEKPQEYLSNYAVTGLYVYDSRVVEIAKNMKPSERGELEITDLNNWYLEKNELSVAMVEGEWLDAGTFDSLLKAQNFAKEKLSGKMII
- a CDS encoding NAD(P)-dependent oxidoreductase, giving the protein MSVLILGGQGNLGTQLSRIFSGSLAWDREDLDFLNFPLLEEKIGQLRPEVIINAVAYNAVDKCEQDSEELDLAYKLNRDLPESLARIAIAIGATLLHYSSDYVFSGDLNKPKFKEDDPVNPVNKYGASKAAGEEAIRRIAAESSLSYFIIRTSKLFGPRGASPLSKSSFFDIMLDLAQNKEEIKVVDEESSCFTYTPDLARATQALLQSPHPAGIYHITNSQAANWFEAAQTLFEIKGLNPRLIAIKGADLNRPARRPLYSILENNNLPNLRAWPEALKEYLNL
- the murF gene encoding UDP-N-acetylmuramoyl-tripeptide--D-alanyl-D-alanine ligase, which codes for MRRLLQLKLKILARLVLQKYQPQIIGITGSIGKTSAKDAIAWVLSYKFSVRASYKNYNNEIGLPLTILGLESGGRSISAWLAVLARALKLLIFTDKNYPKFLILEMGVDRPGDMDYLTKIVKPNIGVVTAVSHSHLEFFGSLSKIQAEKQKLVEQVDNNGLVVLNYDNEATRAMAEASRAKVLSYGFDRGADLVAQEWHGRNFKLSYQGSIVPVFMKQAVGRPAVYAVLAGAALGLHYGLNLLDIAQRLSEFKPPLGRLNLIPALKGATIIDDTYNSSPDSALAALEVLGEMPARRRWAVLGDMLEIGSYSESGHRQVGEKVSELKIDFLISVGPQSRFSAQAALENGLDENHVHTFDSPSEAADFLLGEIENEDLILIKGSQGMRMEKAVKAIMAQPDQAKDLLVRQGAEWD
- a CDS encoding penicillin-binding protein 2; the protein is MWRDRRTNNRGAVSFQNNRLHLVIAIIFLLCAALIYKLFNLQIKQCDWYTALASSQHQINSQLKPDRGRILISDRLSGQDDKLYPLASSKDFAFLYAVPKDITQAPELAEKLFEFFDLEGLKQLKPEQEIKTDSQASSSETALPESDFDRQKEELIKAYLAKLDKPGDPYEPLKNKLSTEDLLRLYAFLSGRAPGDLEIKNQKVVSKNDGQEVSITGLGFDFKKYRYYPDNNIGAHFLGFVSYVDEEEKGRYGLEEFFNDELFGKYGSLKSERGGTSEVVIVNDREYVKPEAGSDLVLTIDRSVQFAACEKLSEAVKKHGADGGSVIIVEPQSGAILAMCSVPDFNPNNYKEIKDLQIFNNPIISHQYEPGSVFKTITMAAALDQGKVSPSTTYQDPGQMMIKGWNKPISNSDFSTKGAHGLVDMNFVLENSLNTGSIFAMRTIGAKVFSDYVKNFGFGERSGLELGSEANGNIDNLLKNKIKEIDAATASFGQGISVTPLQMVMAYSALANRGELMKPYLVKTIVRPDGHRDEVSPKMVRKVVSEKTAATILAMLANVVESGHSKRAALSGYYIGGKTGTAQVAEGGGYAKDRYIHTFVGIAPIDSPRFVMLTKIDNPKDVEYAEGSVVPLWRDIADFLLKYYQVPKTKAD
- the rsmH gene encoding 16S rRNA (cytosine(1402)-N(4))-methyltransferase RsmH, translated to MYEHVPVMMPEVLASLRAKPGDLVIDGTLGGGGYTLALALAVGAKGQVLSLDLDDLALKNAKKILKEKKVKNVHLVKENFKNIKEAARQVFGEGILVQGIVVDLGLSSAQLADEKRGFSFQGDRPLDMAFGHDGLDTTEIINTYPLLELTRVFREYGEEKFAYQIAKRIVAWRRENRITNTKELRELIVSAIPGRFRHQSIHPATRVFQALRMETNQELRVLEQFLPAALDLLAPGGRLVVVSFHSGEDRIVKNFFRNHSQEELLIVTKKPLVPNQAEIQFNPRSRSAKLRAAIKR
- the mraZ gene encoding division/cell wall cluster transcriptional repressor MraZ, encoding MFIGEYKHNLDDKGRLAIPAKFRAILKKGAVVTKGLDNCLFLYSKEQFEKIAQKFAALPLSQAKARAFSRHMLAGAMDVEFDNQGRITLPEYLRQFSSLKKSIIIAGLYNHLEIWPEGAWLKYKAEAEKNSNAIAEELGDLGV